From a single Intestinibaculum porci genomic region:
- a CDS encoding aminopeptidase, with the protein MINKYAQLIVKKGLNIQKGQDLVITADVECAPLVKAVAKAAFAAGARDVIPHYVDDEIAKARYMHNDVDYFKEVPNYLVDLHNDYAKKHAAVLSITSEDPEMFKEVDPMKMQTRMNTMHEACKLFYDHLDLMIDRWCIVGAPSKRWANKVFPDMSDQEALEALWQAIYHVCYVDTLDPLKTWDLHRVSFENRVNKLNAMKIRSLHYTNSLGTDLTVGMNKDYLFAGGGSYTTDGLYSFPNMPTEEIFTSPNFKDVNGIVYASLPLNNNGTLIKDFSLTFKDGRIVAYEAKEGLEALRSMIETDEGSHYLGEAALVPYDSPISQMGILFYNTLFDENAACHLAIGKGFAECLKDGVGMSKEELYAHGVNDSLNHVDFMIGTPDLNIEATLEDGSRVMIFKDGIFAI; encoded by the coding sequence ATGATCAATAAATATGCACAGCTGATTGTGAAAAAAGGATTGAATATTCAGAAAGGACAGGACCTCGTCATTACCGCAGATGTGGAATGTGCGCCATTAGTCAAAGCCGTCGCTAAGGCTGCTTTCGCGGCCGGAGCCCGCGATGTTATTCCCCATTATGTTGATGATGAAATCGCCAAAGCGCGCTATATGCATAATGATGTCGACTATTTTAAAGAAGTGCCCAACTATTTAGTAGATTTACATAATGATTATGCTAAAAAGCATGCAGCGGTTTTATCGATTACAAGTGAAGATCCCGAAATGTTTAAAGAAGTTGATCCGATGAAGATGCAGACGCGCATGAATACCATGCATGAAGCCTGCAAGTTATTCTATGATCACTTGGATCTGATGATTGATCGCTGGTGTATCGTTGGTGCACCATCTAAGCGCTGGGCTAATAAAGTATTCCCGGATATGAGTGATCAGGAAGCGCTCGAAGCTTTATGGCAGGCAATCTATCATGTCTGCTATGTCGATACCCTTGATCCATTAAAAACCTGGGATCTCCATCGTGTCTCTTTTGAAAATCGTGTCAATAAGCTCAATGCGATGAAGATTCGCTCATTACATTATACCAATAGCTTAGGCACGGATTTAACGGTTGGGATGAATAAAGATTACTTGTTTGCGGGAGGCGGCAGCTATACGACTGACGGCCTTTATAGTTTCCCTAATATGCCAACCGAAGAAATCTTTACTTCGCCAAACTTCAAAGATGTCAATGGCATCGTCTATGCCTCATTGCCGCTCAATAATAATGGCACATTGATTAAAGACTTCTCTTTGACTTTTAAAGATGGGCGAATTGTCGCTTATGAGGCAAAAGAAGGCTTAGAAGCTTTGCGCAGTATGATTGAAACAGATGAAGGCTCCCATTATTTAGGCGAAGCAGCTTTAGTGCCTTATGATTCACCAATTTCGCAGATGGGAATCCTATTTTATAATACACTCTTCGATGAAAATGCGGCTTGTCATTTAGCAATTGGTAAAGGCTTTGCAGAATGCTTAAAAGATGGTGTAGGAATGAGTAAAGAAGAATTATATGCCCATGGCGTTAATGATTCTTTAAATCATGTGGACTTTATGATTGGCACCCCTGATTTAAATATCGAAGCCACTTTAGAAGATGGCTCAAGGGTGATGATTTTCAA
- a CDS encoding cold-shock protein, which produces MTTGKVKWFKADKGYGFITVEGQAKDIFVHFSAINADGYKTLEEGQTVEFDIVEGDRGPQAANVTVVK; this is translated from the coding sequence ATGACTACAGGAAAAGTAAAATGGTTTAAAGCGGACAAAGGTTATGGTTTCATTACTGTTGAAGGACAGGCAAAAGATATCTTCGTGCATTTTTCCGCAATCAATGCAGACGGCTATAAGACTCTTGAAGAAGGTCAGACTGTTGAATTCGATATCGTTGAAGGCGATCGCGGGCCACAGGCTGCTAATGTCACTGTTGTAAAATAA
- the brxF gene encoding BREX-3 system P-loop-containing protein BrxF, whose protein sequence is MDSLVEAIEGSYNGHPKLVLVVGKPGSGKSKLVKEYSHNTGIPIVDFSKVLTDDQHDLKTTMKEFLKNYRFDVLLIDNKAALYDALNDDLKNVLDDLAKKVTVVATWNGYINEGNLAHIVNGDEVLYPLDGSFEYVLVQ, encoded by the coding sequence ATGGACAGTTTAGTAGAGGCAATTGAGGGATCATATAATGGTCATCCCAAGCTAGTGCTTGTAGTCGGCAAGCCAGGAAGTGGCAAGTCGAAATTAGTAAAGGAATATTCACACAATACAGGTATTCCAATCGTTGACTTTTCAAAGGTCCTCACCGATGATCAGCATGATCTGAAGACAACTATGAAGGAATTTTTAAAGAATTACCGTTTTGACGTGTTATTAATCGACAACAAAGCCGCATTATATGATGCCCTCAACGATGACTTAAAAAATGTTTTAGACGATTTAGCAAAGAAAGTCACGGTCGTCGCCACTTGGAATGGATACATCAATGAAGGTAATTTGGCCCATATTGTCAACGGAGATGAGGTACTCTATCCACTTGATGGCTCATTTGAATATGTATTAGTACAATAG
- a CDS encoding tRNA (mnm(5)s(2)U34)-methyltransferase: MYTMVEYVHERMKTYPKHDIGVDFTMGQGNDTLALSKICKEVYSFDIQEEALKATREKVSDDHVHLILDGHEHCDRYIQEFDIGIFNLGYLPAHDHLITTHQETTMIALEKVVKMMRQVLFVVCYIGHEEGTREAQSVADYCAQLDRHCYNVALFKMLNKPLAPYVIEIEKR, encoded by the coding sequence ATGTATACGATGGTGGAATATGTTCATGAAAGGATGAAAACGTATCCTAAACATGATATCGGCGTTGATTTTACAATGGGGCAGGGCAATGATACCTTAGCCTTATCAAAGATCTGCAAAGAAGTGTATAGCTTTGATATTCAGGAGGAAGCTTTAAAGGCGACAAGAGAAAAAGTGTCTGATGATCATGTCCATCTGATTTTAGATGGTCATGAACATTGTGATCGTTACATTCAGGAATTTGATATTGGCATCTTTAATTTAGGGTATTTACCCGCTCATGATCATCTTATTACAACGCATCAGGAAACGACGATGATCGCCTTAGAAAAAGTGGTTAAAATGATGCGTCAGGTGCTCTTTGTGGTTTGTTATATCGGTCATGAAGAAGGGACTAGAGAAGCGCAAAGCGTGGCAGATTACTGCGCGCAGTTAGATCGTCATTGCTATAATGTCGCCTTATTTAAGATGCTTAATAAACCATTAGCTCCTTATGTTATTGAAATTGAAAAACGTTAA
- a CDS encoding M15 family metallopeptidase has product MRNRRNKYSYGRNRYSYGRRRRFGSVRWDRLIPVIAGIVIVLGIVLAFNFSRLQLATKGYSWSEQNAILELTSDKISILTHEDKVDHIKTWIDLSKNVSLYDDYEKYYSYYPKMDSKDVVKTIDNYFTNYVPKLKTVGYTNSQLWTVLKDASESDLAYLVKHKYSYNDMKPYKAVTGFQYQDMDKYIKLYNQKHNYNYAVIYTTYPFIYSSNKVTKTYRIQNPANLLNIVKKGFTLPSDYQPSDLVMPDKAYISSENGHPQLRKVAYQAFVKMAKAAAADQEYLLLNSCFRSYSEQQKIYQQMETKYGAAYAAINAASPGSSEHQTGLGIDITSKSVDTKKVAVFGFTSEYKWLKENCYKYGFVIRYASDKTKMTGITNEPWHVRYVGTKAATLMHEKNWCLEEYVLYTGQLPQLK; this is encoded by the coding sequence ATGAGAAATCGCAGAAATAAATATTCTTATGGCAGAAACCGTTATTCTTATGGGCGTCGGCGCCGCTTCGGCTCAGTACGCTGGGATCGTCTGATTCCCGTCATTGCCGGTATTGTGATCGTTTTAGGCATTGTATTAGCGTTCAACTTCTCGCGCTTACAGCTCGCGACGAAAGGATATTCGTGGAGTGAACAGAATGCGATCTTAGAGTTAACAAGTGATAAGATTTCCATTTTAACCCATGAAGATAAAGTGGATCATATTAAGACATGGATTGATTTATCGAAAAATGTCTCATTGTATGATGATTATGAAAAGTATTATAGTTATTATCCAAAGATGGATAGTAAAGATGTCGTGAAAACGATTGATAACTACTTTACCAATTATGTACCAAAGTTAAAGACCGTTGGTTACACAAACAGTCAGTTATGGACCGTTTTAAAAGATGCTTCGGAATCTGATTTGGCCTATTTGGTTAAACACAAATATTCTTATAATGATATGAAGCCTTATAAAGCCGTTACTGGCTTCCAGTATCAGGATATGGATAAATATATCAAGTTATATAATCAGAAACATAATTACAATTATGCTGTGATCTATACAACATATCCATTTATCTACAGCTCTAATAAGGTGACAAAAACATATCGGATTCAGAATCCTGCCAACTTATTAAATATCGTGAAAAAAGGCTTTACGCTGCCATCCGATTATCAGCCAAGTGATTTAGTGATGCCAGATAAAGCTTATATCTCAAGTGAAAACGGGCATCCTCAGCTTCGCAAAGTTGCTTATCAGGCTTTTGTGAAAATGGCGAAAGCGGCGGCTGCGGATCAGGAATACTTATTATTAAACAGCTGTTTCCGCAGCTATAGCGAACAGCAGAAGATCTACCAGCAGATGGAAACAAAATATGGGGCAGCCTATGCAGCGATCAATGCAGCTTCCCCAGGCTCTAGTGAACATCAGACCGGTTTAGGGATCGATATTACCAGCAAGAGTGTTGATACGAAGAAAGTCGCTGTCTTTGGCTTTACTTCAGAATACAAATGGTTAAAAGAAAACTGTTATAAATATGGTTTTGTTATCCGTTATGCATCTGATAAAACAAAGATGACGGGGATTACCAATGAACCATGGCATGTCCGTTATGTCGGCACGAAAGCCGCTACATTAATGCATGAAAAGAACTGGTGCCTTGAAGAATATGTCTTATATACAGGACAACTGCCACAGTTAAAGTAG